In the genome of Fulvivirga maritima, one region contains:
- a CDS encoding ion channel, translated as MSEENIDTSRTEDPGTGTQYTINSKRLINRDGSFNVIKSGLGYSTRNIYQSLIKMSWTRFFLIIFTFLFGFNILFASIYALIGIDQLGGITSVQPFNNFLEAYYFSFQTFTTVGYGVLHPVGHLANIIAATEAILGWMCFALITGILYGRFSKPSARLMYSDKVLISPFKNGYKSLQFRIANMRNSNLLEMEATVLLVIVEKNKDKTGIARRSFIDLKLERKSIMFFPLNWTIVHVINEESPFYGKSQEDFNRMDAEIVTIIKGYDDTFSQTVHSRYSYKCGDIVWGGKFKPTYQTGTSGDIFLYFDKMSDYDRVEI; from the coding sequence ATGTCAGAAGAAAATATAGATACATCAAGAACGGAAGATCCTGGTACAGGAACGCAGTATACCATTAATTCTAAAAGGCTAATCAATAGAGATGGCTCTTTCAATGTGATTAAATCAGGGTTGGGCTACAGTACTCGTAACATCTATCAGTCATTAATCAAGATGTCATGGACTCGTTTCTTTCTGATAATATTTACTTTTCTTTTTGGCTTTAATATTCTGTTTGCTTCAATATACGCTCTTATTGGCATAGACCAATTAGGTGGTATAACTTCTGTACAACCTTTTAATAATTTTCTTGAAGCCTACTATTTCAGCTTTCAAACTTTTACTACAGTTGGTTATGGAGTTCTACATCCTGTTGGTCATTTGGCTAATATAATAGCTGCTACTGAAGCTATTTTGGGTTGGATGTGTTTTGCCTTAATTACTGGTATTCTATATGGTAGGTTTAGTAAGCCCAGTGCCAGGCTCATGTATAGTGATAAAGTTTTAATCTCTCCTTTTAAAAATGGCTATAAGAGTCTTCAATTCCGGATAGCTAACATGAGAAATAGTAATCTGTTGGAAATGGAAGCTACAGTTCTTTTGGTCATTGTAGAAAAAAATAAAGATAAAACAGGTATAGCCAGGCGTTCATTTATAGATCTCAAATTAGAACGGAAATCCATCATGTTTTTCCCTCTTAATTGGACCATTGTGCATGTTATAAATGAAGAGAGTCCCTTTTATGGCAAAAGCCAAGAAGACTTCAACCGCATGGATGCTGAAATAGTCACTATTATTAAAGGTTATGATGATACTTTTAGCCAAACGGTCCATTCCCGTTATTCATATAAATGCGGAGATATTGTATGGGGTGGTAAGTTTAAACCCACATACCAGACCGGTACGTCAGGAGACATATTTCTTTACTTTGATAAGATGAGTGATTATGATAGGGTGGAGATATAA
- a CDS encoding BrxA/BrxB family bacilliredoxin, with product MYPEELVAPMRTDLTQVGFKELTTAEEVDSQLKDHKGTTLLVINSVCGCAAGAARPGVKWAVQQTDKKPDTLATVFAGVDKEAVEKAREYTLPYPPSSPSIALFKDGELVHFVERHHIEGRNAEMIGNHLLAVFQEFC from the coding sequence ATGTACCCAGAAGAATTAGTAGCACCAATGAGAACTGACCTGACTCAGGTTGGTTTTAAGGAGCTTACAACAGCAGAAGAGGTTGATAGCCAGTTGAAAGATCATAAAGGAACTACTCTTTTAGTGATAAACTCAGTTTGTGGTTGTGCAGCAGGAGCCGCAAGGCCAGGAGTGAAGTGGGCTGTTCAGCAAACTGATAAGAAGCCTGATACTTTGGCAACAGTATTTGCTGGAGTTGATAAAGAGGCTGTGGAAAAAGCAAGAGAATATACCTTGCCTTATCCTCCTTCTTCTCCATCAATCGCTCTTTTTAAAGATGGTGAGTTGGTGCACTTTGTTGAAAGACACCACATTGAAGGTAGAAATGCAGAAATGATAGGCAATCACTTATTAGCAGTATTCCAAGAGTTTTGTTAA
- a CDS encoding SUF system Fe-S cluster assembly protein — translation MSEETKQVEETLRDKVVNALKTVYDPEIPVDIYELGLIYEISVHPIDNVYILMTLTSPNCPAAESIPAEVEASIKSIEGVNDVNVEITFDPPYTQDMMSEAAKLELGFL, via the coding sequence ATGAGTGAAGAAACAAAACAGGTAGAAGAGACTTTAAGGGATAAGGTGGTAAATGCACTTAAAACAGTGTATGATCCTGAAATTCCTGTAGATATATATGAATTAGGCCTTATTTATGAAATTAGTGTACACCCTATTGATAACGTGTACATTTTAATGACCTTAACATCACCCAATTGCCCTGCAGCAGAGTCTATTCCTGCTGAAGTAGAGGCGAGCATAAAAAGTATAGAAGGTGTTAATGATGTGAATGTAGAAATCACGTTTGACCCTCCATATACTCAAGATATGATGTCTGAGGCTGCCAAGTTAGAATTAGGATTTTTATAA
- a CDS encoding SufE family protein — translation MADSIKDIQDQIIQEFSILDGDMEMTNFYIMELGQKLTPMKEEDKTDDNIVKGCQSKVWLTAWLDDNKVFFGADSNTAITKGLVSLLTRIFSGQTPDDIINAELYFPQEIGMDRFIGTQRSNGFGAMIKQMKLYALALKSKIEA, via the coding sequence ATGGCAGATAGTATAAAAGATATTCAGGATCAAATTATACAAGAGTTCTCTATTCTTGATGGAGATATGGAAATGACTAATTTCTATATTATGGAGCTAGGTCAGAAACTAACTCCAATGAAAGAAGAGGATAAAACTGATGATAACATTGTGAAAGGGTGTCAATCTAAAGTGTGGCTTACTGCTTGGTTAGACGACAATAAAGTCTTTTTTGGAGCAGATAGTAATACAGCTATCACTAAAGGTTTAGTAAGCTTACTTACCAGAATATTTTCAGGCCAAACTCCAGATGATATAATTAACGCTGAACTTTATTTCCCTCAGGAAATAGGTATGGATAGATTCATAGGTACTCAAAGATCTAATGGATTTGGAGCTATGATCAAGCAAATGAAGCTATATGCTTTAGCTTTAAAAAGTAAGATAGAAGCCTAA
- a CDS encoding aminotransferase class V-fold PLP-dependent enzyme has protein sequence MAEVSQESKKVLDVQEIRNEFPVLNQDVNGKPLAYFDNAATTQKPLQVIQALEDYYKGYNANIHRGIHTLAEKATKAFEETREVLHQFLNSKEKEEIIFTKGTTDSINLVASSFGRRFINEGDEIIVSGLEHHSNIVPWQIVAEERKAIIKVIPVLDNGELDYESFEKLISNKTKMVAVNHASNSLGTVNDLPRIIKAAHQVGAKVLVDGAQATAHIELDVQALDCDFYAISAHKFYGPTGAGALYGKRELLEEMPPYQSGGEMIKDVSFSGTTFNDIPYKFEAGTPNIADIVALKEAVHFVNRIGKQTIAAHELKLLKYAAESMSSIKDLKLIGTASDKVSVQSFVIEGVHHFDIGQMLDARGVAVRTGHHCTQPLMERFGIEGTVRASFAVYNTVEEIDRMIEGLERIVKFMK, from the coding sequence ATGGCTGAAGTGAGTCAGGAAAGTAAGAAAGTTCTTGATGTGCAGGAAATTCGTAATGAGTTTCCTGTTTTAAATCAGGATGTGAACGGAAAACCTCTTGCCTATTTTGACAATGCGGCTACTACACAAAAACCTCTACAGGTTATTCAGGCTTTAGAGGATTATTATAAAGGCTACAACGCTAATATTCATAGAGGCATACATACACTGGCAGAGAAAGCTACCAAGGCTTTTGAAGAAACCCGTGAGGTGCTACATCAGTTTTTAAATAGTAAAGAGAAAGAAGAAATCATCTTTACAAAAGGAACTACAGACTCTATTAATCTTGTGGCTTCTTCTTTTGGAAGAAGGTTTATAAATGAAGGTGATGAGATTATAGTTTCTGGTTTAGAACATCACTCTAATATAGTGCCTTGGCAGATAGTAGCTGAAGAGCGAAAAGCCATAATAAAAGTGATTCCTGTACTTGATAATGGGGAGTTAGATTATGAGTCATTTGAAAAACTCATATCTAATAAAACTAAAATGGTAGCCGTAAATCATGCTTCTAACAGTTTGGGTACGGTCAATGATCTGCCCAGAATTATAAAAGCGGCTCATCAGGTTGGGGCTAAGGTGTTAGTAGATGGCGCACAAGCTACTGCTCATATAGAGTTAGATGTACAAGCTCTGGATTGTGATTTCTATGCCATATCAGCTCATAAATTTTATGGGCCTACTGGTGCAGGTGCCCTATATGGTAAGAGAGAGCTTTTAGAAGAGATGCCTCCGTACCAAAGTGGAGGAGAAATGATAAAAGATGTTAGTTTCTCTGGAACTACCTTTAACGATATTCCGTATAAGTTTGAAGCTGGAACGCCCAACATTGCAGATATTGTTGCTCTAAAGGAAGCTGTTCATTTTGTAAACCGCATTGGTAAGCAAACTATAGCCGCTCACGAGCTTAAATTGCTAAAATATGCTGCGGAGTCTATGTCTAGTATCAAAGATCTAAAACTCATTGGTACAGCGTCAGATAAGGTGAGTGTGCAGTCTTTTGTAATTGAAGGTGTACATCATTTTGATATCGGGCAGATGTTAGATGCAAGAGGTGTAGCTGTAAGAACAGGGCACCATTGTACACAGCCTTTAATGGAGCGTTTCGGAATAGAAGGAACAGTAAGAGCTTCTTTCGCAGTTTATAATACCGTAGAGGAGATAGATAGAATGATAGAAGGGCTGGAACGAATAGTAAAGTTTATGAAGTAA
- the sufD gene encoding Fe-S cluster assembly protein SufD produces MSDILKETSLEDKFITHFNELESRINGESKSAFHGIRKEALESFKTLGLPGKKNEEYKYTPVQRVLKKNFDFNAPASQASISVDDIKDSYIPGLKTNTLVFINGVYSEEHSNIISKEIIIKDIKLALKENKDDIDVYLAKYADYKQDAFVALNTALAENGSFIKLEKNTVIEEPIALYFINDANSKQVHAQPRNLFVAGKSSQASFIEVFKTAGEQVSFTNVVTEIVVDENAHIDYFKIQNNDNTAYHVGTTQVWQDRSSYFAAYTFTLSGALVRNNLNITIDGEGCESHMFGLYLLNGNTHVDNHTAVDHRQPNSFSNELYKGIMEDQSHGVFNGKVYVRQAAQKTNAFQSNKNILLSNEAIINTKPQLEIWADDVKCSHGCTTGQLDEEALFYLQSRGVGKERARVLLLYAYAAEILENIKLEPLKDYLEGLVSERLHKNF; encoded by the coding sequence ATGAGTGACATCTTAAAAGAAACAAGTCTGGAAGATAAATTTATTACTCATTTCAACGAGCTTGAATCCAGAATAAATGGTGAGAGTAAGTCAGCTTTTCATGGTATTAGAAAAGAGGCGCTTGAATCATTTAAAACCTTAGGATTACCAGGTAAAAAGAATGAGGAGTATAAATATACACCGGTGCAAAGAGTTCTGAAAAAGAACTTTGATTTTAACGCACCTGCATCACAAGCATCTATTTCTGTAGATGATATAAAGGATAGCTACATTCCCGGGTTAAAAACAAATACCCTTGTTTTTATCAATGGGGTATATTCTGAAGAGCATAGTAATATCATCAGCAAGGAAATAATCATAAAGGATATCAAGCTTGCTTTAAAGGAAAATAAGGATGATATAGATGTTTATTTGGCTAAATATGCTGATTACAAGCAAGATGCTTTTGTAGCATTAAATACTGCTTTGGCAGAAAATGGGTCTTTTATAAAGTTGGAGAAAAACACAGTTATAGAAGAGCCTATTGCATTATATTTTATAAATGATGCTAATAGCAAGCAGGTACATGCCCAGCCGCGAAACCTATTTGTGGCAGGAAAAAGCAGTCAGGCATCGTTTATCGAGGTATTTAAAACTGCCGGGGAGCAAGTAAGCTTTACTAACGTAGTGACTGAAATAGTGGTGGATGAAAATGCGCATATTGACTATTTCAAAATTCAAAATAATGACAACACGGCCTATCATGTAGGTACTACCCAGGTATGGCAAGATCGTTCAAGTTATTTTGCTGCCTACACTTTTACGTTAAGTGGAGCTTTAGTGAGAAATAACCTCAATATTACTATTGATGGAGAAGGCTGTGAGTCTCATATGTTTGGTTTATATCTATTAAATGGAAATACCCATGTAGATAACCATACTGCCGTAGATCATAGACAGCCTAATTCATTTAGTAACGAGCTTTATAAAGGTATAATGGAAGATCAGTCGCACGGCGTATTTAACGGTAAAGTATACGTTCGTCAGGCGGCGCAAAAGACTAATGCTTTTCAGTCTAATAAGAATATATTATTAAGTAACGAGGCAATCATCAATACTAAGCCTCAGCTTGAAATTTGGGCTGATGACGTGAAGTGTTCTCATGGTTGTACTACCGGCCAGTTAGACGAAGAGGCTTTATTTTACCTTCAGTCTCGTGGTGTGGGTAAGGAGAGAGCTAGAGTATTATTGCTTTATGCTTATGCTGCGGAAATACTTGAGAATATAAAATTAGAACCTCTTAAAGATTACTTGGAAGGCTTAGTGTCCGAGAGATTGCATAAAAATTTTTAA
- the sufC gene encoding Fe-S cluster assembly ATPase SufC has product MLKIKNLHASIEGKDILNGINLEIKPGEVHAIMGPNGSGKSTLASVLAGREEYEVTDGEIEYLGKDLLDLSPEDRAREGVFLAFQYPVEIPGVSTTNFLKTAINQIREYRGQEPLDAVSFLTTMKEKMKLVEIDQSLLSRSLNEGFSGGEKKRNEIFQMAMLEPKLSILDETDSGLDIDALRIVANGVNKLKTSETSTIVVTHYQRLLDYIVPDFVHVLYKGKIVKSGDKNLALELEEKGYDWIKEEVDTATA; this is encoded by the coding sequence ATGCTTAAGATAAAAAACTTACACGCATCAATAGAAGGCAAGGACATTCTTAATGGCATCAATTTAGAGATAAAGCCAGGAGAAGTTCATGCTATCATGGGACCTAACGGATCAGGAAAAAGTACGTTAGCTTCTGTATTAGCAGGTAGAGAGGAATATGAAGTTACTGATGGAGAGATTGAGTATCTTGGAAAGGATCTTTTAGACCTGTCTCCTGAAGATAGAGCGCGTGAAGGAGTGTTTTTGGCATTTCAATATCCTGTAGAAATACCAGGAGTGAGCACTACTAACTTTTTGAAAACCGCCATAAATCAGATTAGAGAATATAGAGGTCAAGAGCCTTTAGATGCTGTTTCTTTTCTTACTACTATGAAAGAGAAAATGAAATTGGTGGAAATTGACCAGTCATTACTTAGCAGGTCTCTAAATGAAGGGTTTTCTGGAGGGGAGAAGAAAAGAAATGAAATTTTCCAAATGGCGATGCTTGAGCCTAAACTTTCTATACTTGATGAAACTGATTCAGGTTTAGATATAGATGCCCTAAGAATAGTGGCAAATGGTGTTAATAAGCTTAAAACCAGTGAAACCTCTACCATTGTGGTTACTCACTATCAAAGACTTTTAGATTACATTGTTCCTGATTTTGTACATGTGTTGTACAAAGGAAAAATCGTGAAAAGTGGAGATAAAAACCTTGCTCTGGAACTTGAAGAAAAAGGTTATGATTGGATTAAAGAAGAGGTAGATACTGCTACTGCGTAG
- the sufB gene encoding Fe-S cluster assembly protein SufB, with amino-acid sequence MSKDNEILEQFTSKEYEHGWNIDLEADQAPKGLSEEIIHFISAKKEEPQWLLDWRLKAYRAWTKMEEPDWANVNFPKINYQDIIYYSAPKQKAKPKSLDEIDPELLDTFKKLGISLEEQKRLTGVAVDAVLDSVSVATTFKDKLGELGIIFCSFSEAVKEHPDLVKKYLGSVVPQGDNYFSALNSAVFSDGSFCYIPKGVGCPMELSTYFRINAANTGQFERTLIVAEEGSYVSYLEGCTAPQRDENQLHAAVVEIYVQKDAEVKYSTVQNWYPGDKNGKGGIYNFVTKRGICAGDNAKISWTQVETGSSVTWKYPSCILKGDNSTGEFYSVAVTNNMQQADTGTKMIHIGKNTKSRIVSKGVSAGKSQNSYRGQVKVMKRAEGARNFSQCDSLLMGDQCGAHTFPYIDIENKSAQVEHEATTSKIGEDQIFYCTQRGIDEESAIALIVNGYCKEVLNQLPMEFAVEAQKLLALTLEGSVG; translated from the coding sequence ATGAGCAAAGACAACGAAATTTTAGAACAGTTTACCTCTAAAGAATATGAGCACGGATGGAATATTGATTTGGAAGCAGATCAGGCTCCTAAAGGACTCAGTGAAGAGATAATACACTTTATTTCAGCTAAAAAGGAAGAACCTCAATGGCTTCTTGATTGGAGATTAAAGGCTTATCGTGCCTGGACTAAAATGGAAGAGCCTGATTGGGCTAACGTAAACTTTCCTAAAATTAATTACCAGGATATTATCTATTACTCTGCTCCTAAGCAAAAAGCTAAGCCTAAAAGCTTAGATGAGATAGATCCTGAGTTATTGGATACTTTCAAGAAGCTCGGTATTTCTTTGGAAGAACAAAAAAGACTTACAGGCGTGGCTGTAGATGCTGTTTTAGACAGTGTTTCAGTGGCTACTACCTTTAAAGATAAACTAGGAGAGTTAGGTATTATCTTTTGCTCTTTTAGCGAAGCAGTGAAGGAACATCCAGATTTAGTTAAAAAATATCTGGGATCAGTTGTTCCTCAAGGAGATAATTATTTCTCAGCATTAAACTCAGCAGTATTTTCTGACGGTTCATTTTGTTATATTCCCAAGGGTGTAGGATGCCCAATGGAGTTAAGTACATATTTCAGAATTAACGCAGCTAATACGGGTCAGTTCGAAAGAACTTTGATCGTGGCCGAAGAAGGTTCTTATGTGAGTTATTTGGAAGGATGTACAGCTCCTCAAAGAGATGAAAATCAGCTGCATGCTGCCGTAGTAGAAATATACGTGCAGAAAGATGCAGAAGTAAAATATTCGACTGTACAAAACTGGTATCCTGGAGATAAAAATGGTAAGGGAGGTATATATAACTTCGTAACCAAAAGAGGGATTTGTGCCGGCGATAATGCCAAAATTTCATGGACACAAGTGGAAACAGGCTCATCAGTAACCTGGAAATATCCTTCATGTATCTTAAAAGGAGATAACTCTACCGGAGAGTTTTATTCTGTGGCTGTAACCAATAACATGCAACAGGCAGATACTGGTACTAAAATGATCCATATTGGTAAAAATACCAAATCAAGGATTGTCTCTAAAGGTGTTTCAGCAGGTAAGTCTCAAAATAGCTATAGAGGTCAGGTAAAGGTGATGAAAAGAGCAGAAGGCGCTCGTAACTTCTCACAGTGTGACTCCTTATTAATGGGTGATCAGTGTGGAGCTCATACCTTCCCGTATATAGATATAGAAAATAAATCAGCACAGGTAGAGCATGAAGCTACCACTTCTAAAATTGGAGAGGACCAAATCTTCTATTGTACCCAAAGAGGAATAGATGAAGAGAGTGCCATAGCACTAATTGTGAATGGATACTGTAAGGAGGTTCTTAACCAATTACCAATGGAGTTTGCTGTAGAAGCTCAGAAACTTTTGGCCTTAACACTAGAAGGCAGCGTGGGTTAA
- a CDS encoding Lrp/AsnC ligand binding domain-containing protein, with protein MPANYEIDNVDLKILEILLKNAKKPYTEVAKQVFVSGGTVHVRMKKLEDMGVVEGTTLKIDYTKLGYDITAFIGIFLSKSELYDQVIAALKQIPEIINVHYTTGNYSMFAKIHCKDTQHLKNVLHDKIQRVEGIVRTDTMISLEESINRNIQLEMKDH; from the coding sequence ATGCCTGCGAATTACGAAATTGATAATGTAGATCTTAAGATTCTTGAAATCTTACTAAAAAATGCCAAAAAACCATACACGGAAGTAGCCAAGCAAGTGTTTGTTTCAGGAGGTACTGTGCATGTGAGAATGAAAAAGCTGGAAGATATGGGGGTAGTAGAAGGAACTACGCTTAAGATCGATTATACTAAGCTTGGATATGATATCACTGCTTTTATTGGCATTTTCCTTTCTAAAAGTGAATTGTATGATCAAGTAATAGCAGCCTTAAAACAGATTCCTGAGATTATTAATGTGCATTACACTACTGGTAATTACAGTATGTTCGCTAAAATCCACTGTAAAGACACGCAGCATCTAAAAAATGTGTTGCATGATAAAATACAGCGTGTAGAAGGTATTGTGAGAACGGATACCATGATTTCATTAGAGGAGAGTATAAATAGAAATATTCAGCTGGAAATGAAAGATCATTGA
- a CDS encoding DUF1735 domain-containing protein gives MKRINFKYIIGLLSLTLMLSSCLDEDPMMDPGQSEGIIELFDISSLLSNPTGNNFPHIYDNAHDIAEEGRSFNIIVSHSGTNAAPEDISVEVEMDLDLLNAYNAELEEYNLEHPDDEEVLLQLLPDSLYSIVGQDDFNAFIPRGERKDSIEIWLDTYHFNPSVKYAIPLTIRSASSGTISGNFYQALYVVSVRNAYDGEYRNEYVSNISGYPEGTNTIELTTTGEFSVVMGLIGVYSNEVFIEVHADDDWDSDTEEGRRRNPVTVECPSLGTVTTDGSSYWDNETETFYLSWYTSGGYVFEQTLTKN, from the coding sequence ATGAAAAGAATAAATTTTAAATATATAATAGGCTTATTGTCTTTGACTTTGATGCTATCTTCTTGCTTGGATGAAGATCCGATGATGGATCCAGGGCAATCGGAAGGTATTATTGAGTTGTTCGACATCTCATCATTATTGAGTAATCCTACCGGAAATAATTTTCCTCACATTTATGATAATGCACATGATATAGCCGAAGAGGGGCGTAGTTTTAACATTATTGTTAGTCATTCAGGGACTAATGCAGCTCCTGAGGATATTTCAGTAGAAGTCGAAATGGATCTCGATCTTTTGAATGCTTATAATGCAGAGTTGGAAGAATATAATTTAGAACACCCGGATGATGAGGAGGTTTTACTTCAGTTATTGCCAGACTCATTATATTCTATAGTAGGTCAGGATGATTTTAATGCTTTTATCCCAAGAGGAGAGAGAAAGGATAGTATTGAAATTTGGTTGGATACTTATCATTTTAATCCATCAGTAAAGTATGCAATACCATTGACTATTAGGTCAGCTTCATCTGGAACTATTAGTGGTAATTTTTATCAAGCTCTTTATGTCGTTAGTGTTCGGAATGCGTATGATGGTGAATATCGTAATGAGTATGTATCAAATATATCGGGATACCCAGAAGGTACAAATACTATTGAATTAACGACGACTGGTGAATTTAGTGTCGTTATGGGCTTAATTGGTGTGTATTCTAATGAAGTATTTATTGAAGTTCATGCTGACGATGATTGGGATTCAGATACAGAAGAAGGACGAAGAAGAAATCCAGTTACTGTGGAATGTCCTTCTTTAGGAACTGTGACTACTGATGGATCAAGTTACTGGGATAATGAAACAGAAACCTTTTATTTAAGTTGGTATACTTCTGGTGGCTATGTGTTTGAGCAGACCTTGACTAAAAATTAG
- a CDS encoding SusD/RagB family nutrient-binding outer membrane lipoprotein translates to MKYIKYLCVWAAALIIISCDDFLGDNENPNTPTEASPEVVLPNALTSTASLTRYFSSTAGWVVGIFVNAGGYGGWGDVVYYNYTTSSHAGPWESAFDDLNNYQYIIDQTEGDSTQAYANGIAKVMRVYDYQMLVDFYGDVPYSDALSGVDNLMPTYDAQEDVYQDLVLTLNEAIDQFQNSEFSNSPEGIDIVFNGNMESWAQFANTLKLRLLIRMSETSLASFAQEQFSGMETVGFITDDVVLNPGYGEVSGQQNPYWETYVQNASGTAAGSGRSSIASEYTYAFYDGTKINDPYRGAVVYREFGETPIGQLGDLNNNPTAPSSPNPSWLSNYETHIGVLKGPDAGVALMLASESYFLQAEAYMKGALSGDDEDAYENGIMASFRYLYEDASGNIGSNVDLDDEDVTVEFDVEEDVAAYLQENNTNPLVNYSLANSNEEKLEAIITQKYIALNFLMAQEAWSEFRRTGYPSVANGSTNPQSTFASILSTSPRADRLPIRFLYPASEFQLNSDNVPPGVDQFTTAIFFQGE, encoded by the coding sequence ATGAAATATATAAAATATTTATGCGTCTGGGCTGCTGCCTTGATCATCATATCTTGTGACGATTTTTTAGGAGATAATGAAAATCCTAATACGCCAACGGAGGCCTCTCCTGAAGTGGTCTTGCCTAATGCTCTTACCAGTACAGCTTCATTAACTCGTTATTTTAGTTCTACAGCAGGTTGGGTTGTGGGTATCTTTGTAAATGCTGGTGGCTATGGTGGCTGGGGTGATGTGGTTTATTATAACTACACTACAAGTAGCCATGCGGGGCCTTGGGAATCTGCTTTTGATGATCTTAATAATTATCAATATATTATAGATCAGACTGAAGGTGATAGTACTCAGGCTTATGCTAATGGTATTGCTAAGGTAATGAGAGTCTATGATTATCAAATGTTAGTTGATTTTTATGGAGATGTTCCTTATTCGGATGCATTAAGTGGTGTAGATAATCTGATGCCTACTTATGATGCTCAAGAAGATGTATATCAGGATTTAGTGCTTACGTTAAATGAGGCAATAGATCAGTTTCAGAATTCTGAATTTTCTAATTCACCTGAAGGAATAGATATCGTTTTTAATGGAAATATGGAATCTTGGGCGCAATTTGCTAATACATTGAAGTTGAGATTATTAATCAGGATGTCAGAGACTAGTTTAGCTTCTTTTGCTCAAGAGCAGTTCTCAGGTATGGAAACTGTGGGATTCATTACTGATGATGTAGTTTTAAACCCTGGCTATGGTGAGGTTTCAGGTCAGCAAAACCCATATTGGGAAACATATGTGCAAAATGCTAGTGGAACTGCTGCTGGATCAGGAAGATCCAGTATAGCTAGCGAATATACGTATGCATTTTATGATGGAACTAAAATAAATGATCCTTACAGAGGTGCGGTGGTTTATAGAGAATTTGGAGAAACTCCAATAGGTCAGTTAGGCGATTTAAATAATAACCCTACCGCACCTAGTTCTCCAAACCCGTCATGGTTAAGTAATTATGAAACTCATATAGGTGTGCTTAAAGGACCAGATGCGGGAGTGGCGTTGATGTTAGCGTCTGAAAGTTATTTTCTGCAGGCTGAAGCATATATGAAGGGGGCTTTAAGTGGTGATGATGAAGATGCTTATGAAAACGGGATCATGGCTTCATTTAGGTATTTATATGAGGATGCCTCTGGAAATATTGGATCCAATGTAGATCTGGATGATGAAGATGTGACGGTAGAGTTTGATGTTGAAGAGGATGTAGCAGCATATTTACAAGAGAATAATACTAATCCTCTAGTCAATTATTCGTTAGCCAACTCCAATGAAGAAAAGTTGGAAGCAATTATAACTCAAAAGTATATTGCGCTTAATTTCTTAATGGCGCAGGAAGCTTGGAGTGAATTCAGACGTACTGGATACCCTTCAGTAGCCAATGGTTCCACTAATCCTCAGTCTACATTTGCATCTATTTTATCTACTTCTCCTAGAGCTGATAGATTGCCTATTAGGTTTTTATATCCTGCAAGTGAGTTTCAGTTGAATAGTGATAATGTGCCTCCAGGAGTTGATCAATTTACAACGGCCATATTCTTTCAAGGTGAGTAG